From the genome of Papaver somniferum cultivar HN1 chromosome 2, ASM357369v1, whole genome shotgun sequence, one region includes:
- the LOC113351931 gene encoding putative RING-H2 finger protein ATL21A: MITGQENRYPIKCSNSGNEPQISYPFRVKDRQGEGGYPGFDLTCNTLGETVLRLPQSGEFLVRKIDYVNKEIRLYDQDGCLARRFQQQNLNINLSPFEGFGFRTFNFANCPPSATSHPPDELAGKFLDVRCFNEDTKTIVFPVSPTSTSDSKISQVLTRLGCVIKAPITIPVPLNAVRDVYKYGFDDLYLTWIDPKKPPDSDRKGLVMLIIAVITVIIALIGFYIKMGKRCETHQY; this comes from the exons ATGATTACAGGTCAAGAAAACCGTTATCCTATTAAATGCAGTAACTCTGGAAACGAACCGCAAATTTCCTATCCATTCAGAGTAAAAGATCGTCAAGGCGAGGGTGGTTACCCAGGTTTTGATCTAACATGCAATACTTTGGGTGAAACAGTTCTTAGACTACCGCAATCAGGAGAATTTCTTGTTCGAAAAATCGACTACGTTAACAAAGAGATAAGACTCTATGACCAGGACGGTTGCCTCGCACGACGCTTTCAGcaacaaaacctaaatattaaTCTGTCGCCTTTCGAGGGTTTTGGTTTTCGTACTTTCAACTTCGCTAATTGTCCACCATCAGCAACCAGTCACCCACCCGACGAACTTGCTGGAAAGTTTTTAGATGTTCGTTGCTTTAATGAAGATACAAAGACTATAGTTTTTCCGGTTTCTCCGACCAGTACTTCTGATAGCAAGATTAGCCAAGTATTGACGAGGTTAGGTTGTGTGATAAAAGCACCTATTACGATTCCTGTACCCTTGAATGCTGTTAGAGATGTTTACAAGTATGGATTTGACGATCTTTATCTCACATGGATCGACCCGAAAAAGCCACCAGACTCAG ATCGGAAAGGACTAGTGATGCTAATTATTGCTGTCATCACTGTAATAATAGCACTAATCGGGTTTTATATTAAGATGGGGAAGCGTTGTGAGACTCACCAGTACTGA